The following proteins come from a genomic window of Burkholderia stabilis:
- a CDS encoding acetyltransferase translates to MNVTTSDDCIGVLPDHPWAKHFIVLGYRDGAFSAIPNNFFRNWLDEEAQVGTFHIGRCSTIGVGSIAKYDQGSQKLVIGKNVAGGMRLRFVLNGQHEIRTISTTLFSLYGNGLDNASMPQYPDTVIHNDVWIGDEALFLGGSQIESGCVIGARAVVPPNFRTEAYGIYAGSPARLIRFRFTEKVREQLLQLAWWDMPLDWIKQNNDAFLVDLAADEGLALDTLAALKEAKDRAMSESGSPAAAPTPV, encoded by the coding sequence ATGAACGTTACGACCTCCGACGATTGCATTGGCGTGCTGCCCGACCATCCGTGGGCGAAGCATTTCATCGTGCTGGGCTACCGGGATGGCGCTTTCTCGGCCATTCCGAACAATTTTTTCCGCAACTGGCTCGACGAAGAGGCTCAGGTTGGCACCTTCCATATCGGCCGTTGCTCGACGATCGGCGTGGGCTCGATCGCGAAGTACGACCAGGGGAGCCAGAAACTCGTGATCGGCAAGAACGTGGCCGGCGGAATGCGCCTGCGTTTCGTGCTGAACGGCCAGCACGAGATTCGAACCATTTCCACCACGCTGTTCAGCCTTTACGGAAATGGCCTCGACAACGCGTCGATGCCGCAATATCCGGATACCGTGATCCACAACGACGTCTGGATCGGCGACGAAGCGCTGTTCCTGGGCGGCAGCCAGATCGAGAGCGGATGCGTGATCGGCGCGCGGGCCGTCGTTCCGCCCAATTTCCGCACCGAGGCTTACGGGATCTATGCGGGTTCGCCGGCACGTCTGATTCGCTTCCGTTTCACGGAGAAAGTGCGCGAACAACTGTTGCAGCTCGCGTGGTGGGACATGCCGCTCGACTGGATCAAGCAGAACAACGACGCGTTTCTCGTCGATCTCGCGGCCGATGAAGGGCTCGCGCTCGACACGCTCGCGGCGCTCAAAGAGGCGAAGGACCGCGCAATGAGCGAGTCCGGCAGCCCGGCCGCCGCACCGACGCCGGTCTGA